One Indicator indicator isolate 239-I01 chromosome 9, UM_Iind_1.1, whole genome shotgun sequence genomic window carries:
- the ENPP4 gene encoding bis(5'-adenosyl)-triphosphatase ENPP4, producing MNSVLTLLFSGIVACCTHSADDLVSRLLLVSFDGFRADYLETYKLPHLQEFIADGVLVKEVTNAFITKTFPNHYTIVTGLYEESHGIVANDMYDAEAKKMFSQFNDSDPFWWNEAVPIWVTNQQQGNGASAAAMWPGSDVKINGTTPQFFMKYNFSVTFEERVEKIVEWLNSSNPVVSFAVLYWEEPDASGHKYGPDDNENMRKVLEEVDKHVGFLISKLKALSLWDSVNIIITSDHGMASCSAEKMIILDDCIGRNNYTLIDKSPVAAVLPKQDKRDVYNLLKNCSSHMKVYLKEDIPDRFHYRNNNRIQPIILVADEGWTIVQNESLPKLGDHGYDNTLPSMHPFLAAHGPAFRQGYKQSMMNNVDIYPMMCHILGLTPEPHNGTYSNFRCLLADQWCKNLPEVIGIVMGAFMILTTFTCLIIISKNKVAPQRPFSRLQLQYDDESLLIG from the exons ATGAACTCAGTGTTAACATTACTGTTTTCTGGAATAGTTGCCTGTTGTACTCACTCTGCTGATGATTTGGTGTCCAGGTTACTTCTCGTGTCCTTTGATGGCTTCCGGGCTGACTACTTGGAAACCTATAagcttcctcatcttcaggagTTCATTGCAGATGGTGTGCTTGTAAAAGAAGTTACAAATGCTTTTATCACCAAGACTTTCCCAAACCATTATACCATAGTGACAGGTTTGTATGAGGAAAGCCATGGCATTGTGGCTAATGACATGTATGATGCAGAAgccaagaaaatgttttcacagTTCAATGATTCAGATCCCTTCTGGTGGAATGAGGCAGTTCCAATTTGGGTAACAAATCAACAGCAGGGAAATGGAGCAAGTGCTGCTGCAATGTGGCCTGGTTCTGATGTAAAAATTAATGGCACGACCCCTCAGTTCTTTATGAAGTATAACTTTTCAGTAACCTTTGAGGAGAGAGTGGAGAAAATTGTTGAGTGGCTAAACAGCTCTAACCCAGTTGTCAGTTTTGCTGTCCTATACTGGGAAGAACCAGATGCGAGTGGGCACAAGTATGGACCAGATGACAACGAGAACATGCGCAAAGTATTAGAAGAAGTGGATAAACATGTTGGTTTCCTTATTAGTAAATTGAAGGCATTAAGTCTGTGGGACTCTGTTAATATCATAATAACAAGTGATCATGGGATGGCTTCCTGTTCTGCAGAGAAGATGATAATCCTGGATGATTGCATTGGTCGCAATAACTATACTCTGATAGACAAGAGTCCAGTTGCTGCAGTGCTACCAAAGCAGG ACAAAAGAGATGTGTATAACTTACTGAAAAATTGCAGCAGTCACATGAAGGTTTATCTCAAAGAAGACATTCCAGATAGATTCCATTATCGCAATAATAACAGAATTCAACCCATAATTCTGGTTGCAGATGAAGGCTGGACAATTGTACAGAACGAGTCACTTCCAAAGT taGGTGACCATGGCTATGACAACACTCTCCCAAGCATGCATCCTTTCCTGGCTGCTCATGGGCCTGCTTTTCGTCAAGGATACAAGCAGAGCATGATGAACAATGTTGACATTTACCCCATGATGTGCCACATACTGGGACTGACACCAGAGCCCCACAATGGCACTTACAGTAACTTCAGGTGCTTGCTTGCTGACCAGTGGTGCAAAAATCTTCCAGAAGTTATTGGGATAGTTATGGGGGCTTTTATGATACTGACAACTTTCACCTGCCTTATTATAATCTCAAAGAACAAAGTTGCTCCCCAGAGGCCATTTTCCCGCCTTCAGTTACAATATGATGATGAGAGTCTTTTAATTGGATAG
- the ENPP5 gene encoding ectonucleotide pyrophosphatase/phosphodiesterase family member 5, with protein MNCYWKVLAVFIILLQSASSLQPTQPRVLLVSFDGFRWDYIYKVSTPNFHYAMENGVHVKQVTNVFITKTYPNHYTMVTGLYAESHGVVANEMYDPILNETFSLNKMNIHNSKFWEEASPIWVTNQRAGHKTGAAMWPGTDVKIHRIFPTYYMPYNQSVSFEDRVARLIDWFTSEEPINLGLLYWEQPDEMGHLLGPENPLMKLAISDVDKKLGYLMSELNKAKLWDVVNVIITSDHGMSQSSLKRLIELDQYVNRELYEVIDHSPVVAILPKEGKLDEVYEALVSAHPNMTVYKKEQIPDRFHYKHNSRIQPILAVADKGWEIVYNKSDAGNHGYDNIIPEMHPIFLAFGPAFRKNATKEAMNATDLYPLLCYLLGINPLPNNGSFNAVKDILAEEVPDAFGVDNYATAAGVFLGISLVVVFILVFIKHVILTQTPAMQMQHSEATQPLLRG; from the exons ATGAACTGTTATTGGAAAGTCCTGGCAGTTTTCATAATACTTCTTCAAAGTGCATCATCTCTTCAGCCAACTCAACCCAGAGTACTGCTAGTATCTTTTGATGGATTCCGATGGGATTACATCTATAAAGTCTCAACTCCCAATTTTCATTATGCCATGGAGAATGGGGTTCATGTCAAACAGGTCACTAATGTTTTTATAACAAAAACATATCCTAACCATTATACAATGGTGACTGGGCTCTATGCAGAAAGCCACGGAGTAGTTGCTAATGAGATGTATGATCCTATTCTGAATGAAACTTTCTCACTGAACAAAATGAATATCCATAACTCCAAGTTCTGGGAAGAGGCCAGCCCAATATGGGTAACAAACCAGAGAGCGGGACATAAAACTGGAGCAGCAATGTGGCCTGGCACAGATGTGAAAATACATAGAATCTTTCCTACATATTATATGCCCTACAATCAATCTGTTTCCTTTGAAGACAGAGTTGCTAGGCTTATTGACTGGTTTACATCAGAAGAACCCATAAACCTTGGTCTCTTATACTGGGAACAGCCTGATGAGATGGGCCACCTTCTGGGTCCAGAAAACCCACTTATGAAACTGGCAATTAGTGATGTTGACAAAAAGCTGGGCTACCTGATGTCTGAACTGAACAAAGCAAAGCTGTGGGATGTGGTGAATGTCATAATCACAAGTGATCACGGAATGTCACAGTCGTCCTTGAAAAGGCTCATTGAGCTTGATCAGTATGTGAATAGAGAGCTCTATGAAGTCATTGACCATTCTCCTGTGGTAGCCATTTTGCCAAAAGAAG gcAAACTGGATGAAGTCTATGAAGCTTTGGTCAGTGCTCATCCCAACATGACTGTATATAAAAAGGAGCAGATTCCTGATAGATTCCATTACAAGCACAACAGTAGAATCCAGCCAATCTTAGCAGTGGCTGATAAAGGATGGGAAATTGTATATAATAAGTCTGACG CTGGTAATCATGGATATGACAACATCATACCAGAAATGCATCCAATTTTCTTGGCATTTGGGCCTGCTTTCAGAAAGAATGCCACCAAAGAAGCCATGAATGCTACAGACTTGTACCCCTTACTGTGCTATCTACTTGGTATTAACCCACTACCAAACAATGGTTCATTCAACGCTGTGAAAGACATACTTGCTGAAGAAGTTCCTGATGCCTTCGGAGTAGACAACTATGCTACTGCTGCAGGAGTCTTTCTGGGCATCTCTCTTGTTGtagtttttattttagtttttataAAGCATGTTATCCTCACCCAAACACCTGCCATGCAAATGCAGCATAGTGAAGCTACCCAGCCACTGCTTCGAGGTTAA